The following are from one region of the Candidatus Krumholzibacteriia bacterium genome:
- the nifJ gene encoding pyruvate:ferredoxin (flavodoxin) oxidoreductase: MPQATQRRAKGRATGEKHPANQADRPVTPKGTRPLRCLDGNDAAAHVAYRASEVIAIYPITPSSTMGELADEWASREIPNVFGGIPRVIQMQSEGGAAGAVHGALQAGALTTTFTASQGLLLMIPNMYKIAGELTCTVFHIAARSVATHALSIFGDHSDVMAARQTGFAMLFSANVQEVMDLALVAHAATLESRVPFLHAFDGFRTSHEIQKVDVLSDDDIRALLSPVAIHAHRGRALSPDHPVIRGTAHNPDTFFQAREAANPFYAAVPEAVQRAMDALAARTGRPYHLFDYVGAPDADRVVIAMGSGVETIGETVEHLAATGEKVGAIKVRLFRPFSAAHLMGALPATVKTIAVLDRTKEPGGAGEPLYQDVITAVCEDTQSQSPHFKHQPRVVGGRYGLSSKEFTPAMVKAVLDNLAQKQPRNHFTVGISDDVSHTSLEWDPSFWIEPQGVVRAVFWGLGSDGTVGANKNSIKIIGEETDRFVQGYFVYDSKKAGARTVSHLRFGPNPIRSPYLIEKADFVAVHQYGFLDRYDVLDLARDGAVLLLNAPYPTEQVWEHIPEQVRREIIEKKLKVYAIDAYALARENNMGVRINTIMQTAFFALSGVLERDDAIARIKDAITKTYGKRGEAVVRANHAMVDASIAHLHELKVPAGAPAPAGGTRRSAEGFVQRLLAGDGDSLPVSAFPADGTYPTGTTAIEKRNIALEVPVWEPDLCIQCGKCVMVCPHSVIRGKVAPEAAYAGAPQGFQHEAARWRELSGQHYTLQVSADDCTGCRLCVEICPARDKSNVARKAINMHPRESIGADHTAHWDFFLALPEVFSAGSAEAQSLGYSKVKDVQLKTPLFEFSSACAGCGETPYLRLMTQLFGDRVLVANATGCSSIYGGNLPTTPWTANGDGRGPAWSNSLFEDNAEFGLGMREALDAQQALAQSLLRAHRGDVAPELAGAILEAEQVNEDAIAAQRHRVAELKAQLRPLGTAWSKDLLAVADALVRKSVWIVGGDGWAYDIGFGGLDHVLAGGRNVNLLVLDTEVYSNTGGQSSKATPMGAVAKFASGGKATPKKDIGAIAMSYGHVYVAQIAMGASDQQTLRALVEAESYPGPSLIIAYSHCIAHGIDMANGLTQQKLASESGYWPLYRFDPRLAAQGRNPLQLDSAPPKIKLKDYIYNESRYRMLLRSNPEHAALLLKGAQANVDERWKRLQRAAFNKPGTDETPEAAK; the protein is encoded by the coding sequence ATGCCGCAGGCCACGCAGCGGCGCGCGAAGGGGCGCGCCACAGGAGAGAAACACCCCGCCAACCAGGCCGACCGGCCCGTCACACCAAAGGGAACCCGGCCCCTGCGTTGTCTCGACGGCAATGACGCCGCCGCGCATGTTGCGTATCGCGCGAGCGAGGTCATTGCCATCTATCCCATCACGCCGTCATCCACCATGGGTGAACTGGCCGACGAATGGGCATCGCGCGAGATCCCCAACGTGTTCGGCGGCATCCCCCGCGTAATCCAGATGCAGAGCGAGGGCGGTGCGGCGGGAGCCGTGCACGGTGCCCTGCAGGCAGGCGCGCTGACCACCACCTTCACCGCCAGCCAGGGCCTGCTGCTCATGATCCCCAACATGTACAAGATCGCCGGCGAGCTCACGTGCACCGTGTTCCACATTGCCGCGCGATCGGTGGCCACCCACGCCCTCTCCATCTTTGGCGATCACAGCGACGTGATGGCGGCGCGGCAGACGGGCTTTGCCATGCTGTTCTCGGCCAATGTACAGGAAGTGATGGACCTGGCGCTGGTGGCGCACGCGGCCACGCTGGAATCGCGCGTGCCATTCCTGCATGCGTTCGACGGGTTCCGTACCTCGCACGAGATCCAGAAGGTCGACGTGCTCTCCGACGATGACATCCGCGCCCTGCTTTCGCCCGTGGCAATCCATGCCCATCGCGGACGGGCGCTCTCGCCGGATCACCCCGTGATCCGCGGCACCGCGCACAATCCGGACACGTTCTTCCAGGCGCGCGAGGCGGCCAATCCTTTCTACGCCGCCGTGCCGGAGGCGGTGCAGCGCGCGATGGACGCGCTGGCCGCGCGCACCGGACGCCCCTACCACCTGTTCGACTATGTGGGTGCGCCCGACGCGGATCGCGTGGTCATCGCCATGGGTTCAGGGGTAGAGACCATCGGGGAAACCGTGGAGCACCTGGCTGCAACGGGCGAGAAGGTGGGTGCCATCAAGGTGCGCCTGTTCAGGCCCTTCTCCGCCGCGCATCTGATGGGCGCGTTGCCCGCCACCGTGAAAACCATCGCCGTGCTGGACCGCACCAAGGAACCGGGGGGTGCGGGTGAACCGCTGTATCAGGATGTCATAACCGCGGTGTGCGAGGATACGCAGTCGCAGTCTCCACACTTCAAGCATCAGCCGCGCGTGGTGGGCGGGCGCTATGGACTCTCCTCCAAGGAGTTCACGCCCGCCATGGTGAAGGCGGTGCTCGACAATCTGGCGCAGAAGCAGCCCAGGAACCACTTCACCGTTGGCATCAGCGACGATGTCAGTCACACCAGCCTCGAATGGGACCCATCGTTCTGGATCGAGCCGCAGGGTGTGGTGCGCGCGGTGTTCTGGGGACTCGGTTCCGACGGCACCGTCGGCGCCAACAAGAACTCCATCAAGATCATCGGCGAGGAAACCGACCGCTTCGTGCAGGGGTACTTCGTCTACGACTCCAAGAAGGCGGGTGCGCGCACGGTGTCGCACCTGCGCTTCGGGCCCAACCCCATCCGCAGTCCGTATCTCATCGAGAAGGCGGACTTCGTGGCCGTGCACCAGTATGGTTTCCTGGATCGCTACGACGTGCTGGATCTGGCGCGTGACGGTGCCGTGCTGCTGCTCAACGCGCCGTACCCGACCGAACAGGTGTGGGAGCACATTCCGGAACAGGTGCGCAGGGAGATCATCGAGAAGAAGCTCAAGGTGTACGCCATCGACGCCTATGCGCTTGCGCGTGAGAACAACATGGGCGTGCGCATCAACACCATCATGCAGACGGCGTTCTTTGCGCTCTCCGGCGTGCTGGAACGCGACGACGCGATTGCGCGCATCAAGGACGCCATCACCAAGACCTACGGCAAGCGCGGCGAAGCAGTGGTGCGCGCCAACCACGCCATGGTGGACGCCTCCATTGCGCACCTGCACGAACTGAAGGTGCCGGCCGGGGCGCCCGCGCCCGCCGGTGGTACCCGGCGAAGCGCGGAGGGTTTCGTGCAGCGCCTGCTCGCGGGCGACGGGGACTCGTTGCCGGTGAGCGCGTTCCCGGCCGATGGGACCTACCCCACCGGGACCACCGCCATCGAGAAGCGCAACATCGCGCTGGAGGTGCCGGTGTGGGAGCCCGACCTGTGCATCCAGTGCGGCAAGTGCGTCATGGTGTGCCCGCATTCGGTGATCCGCGGCAAGGTGGCGCCGGAAGCCGCGTACGCCGGGGCGCCGCAGGGCTTCCAGCATGAAGCCGCGCGCTGGCGTGAACTCTCCGGACAGCACTACACGCTGCAGGTGTCCGCGGACGACTGCACCGGCTGCCGGCTCTGCGTGGAGATATGCCCCGCGCGCGACAAGAGCAACGTGGCGCGCAAGGCCATCAACATGCACCCGCGCGAATCCATCGGCGCCGATCATACGGCGCACTGGGACTTCTTCCTTGCGCTGCCCGAGGTGTTCAGCGCCGGAAGTGCGGAGGCTCAGAGCCTGGGCTACTCCAAGGTCAAGGACGTACAACTCAAGACCCCGCTGTTCGAGTTTTCGAGCGCGTGCGCCGGTTGCGGCGAGACCCCGTATCTGCGCCTGATGACGCAGCTCTTCGGGGATCGCGTGCTGGTGGCCAACGCCACTGGATGCTCGTCCATCTACGGCGGCAACCTGCCCACCACGCCCTGGACCGCCAACGGCGACGGGCGCGGGCCCGCGTGGAGCAACTCGCTGTTCGAAGACAACGCCGAGTTCGGCCTGGGGATGCGGGAGGCGCTCGACGCGCAGCAGGCGCTGGCGCAATCGCTGCTGCGCGCGCACCGCGGCGACGTGGCCCCCGAGCTGGCCGGCGCCATCCTCGAGGCCGAGCAGGTCAACGAGGACGCGATTGCGGCACAGCGCCACCGCGTGGCCGAACTCAAGGCGCAGTTGCGCCCCCTGGGTACTGCGTGGTCAAAAGACCTGCTCGCGGTGGCGGACGCGCTGGTGCGCAAGAGCGTATGGATCGTGGGTGGTGACGGCTGGGCGTATGACATCGGCTTCGGCGGGCTGGACCACGTGCTCGCCGGCGGGCGCAACGTGAACCTGCTGGTGCTCGACACCGAGGTGTACTCGAACACCGGCGGCCAGTCATCCAAGGCAACACCCATGGGTGCGGTGGCGAAGTTCGCCAGCGGTGGCAAGGCCACCCCCAAGAAGGACATCGGTGCCATCGCTATGTCGTACGGCCACGTGTACGTGGCGCAGATCGCCATGGGCGCGTCCGACCAGCAGACGCTGCGCGCGCTGGTGGAGGCGGAGAGCTACCCGGGGCCGTCGCTCATCATTGCATACAGCCACTGCATCGCCCACGGCATCGACATGGCCAACGGGCTCACCCAGCAGAAGCTGGCCAGCGAGAGCGGCTACTGGCCGCTGTACCGCTTCGATCCGCGGCTGGCGGCGCAGGGCAGGAACCCGCTGCAACTGGACAGCGCGCCGCCCAAGATCAAGCTGAAGGACTACATCTACAATGAGAGCCGCTACCGCATGTTGCTGCGCTCCAACCCGGAGCACGCCGCACTCCTGCTGAAGGGCGCGCAGGCGAACGTGGACGAGCGATGGAAACGTCTGCAGCGCGCCGCCTTCAACAAACCCGGCACTGATGAAACCCCGGAGGCCGCAAAATGA
- a CDS encoding T9SS type A sorting domain-containing protein has translation MSNRRSRWTHAALICALLLIPSAGNAGWLANGIPVVALAGDQSASHAVSDGSGGAFIVWQDARGVDADIYIQHLDRNGNALWTPDGVLVCGATGNQSRPHVAPDGAGGAIVTWDDLRIIDSHIYARRVDASGTPLWTPDGNAVCTAPGYHAGNQILSDGAGGAFITWNFGFGGSTDIYMQRIDSGGNDLWTTNGVVVSAEANYQYNPRLASDDAGGVVLAWGDNRDGTWRIYGGHVNAGGSQLWMLNGTPLSGGTVSATLPTLNVDRDGTGGMIVGWKTGGGAGVQRASAGGVPQWQTTGIPISALNAPAVAGDGAGGAFVVWDSGPTADADVHAQRFTAAGDIVWVPNGIVLAATTGSQNTPLVALDGIGGVVATWSDTRNGGFPQLFAQRVDIQTAQPSWATNGVPVSLTPSLRTVRALLVADGAGMISLWDDGDVSAQRFHSLTGAYGAPDALLAGVTDVPGDEGGFVQVDWDASDRDNIPMNLVTYYSLWRATDFVPAGAAWQVPAGFDNARVKSRGDVAADFQGVARYIETTPAGTYYWEWVGNTTAFQWPSYSANAPTRQDATAGDPALHYFQVLAHTTNAFVFWESDVVTGSSTDDLAPAAPLSLTAVRDGSNVDLQWSPSGQNEPDLEDYAIYRSDLPGVAVDPLNFVGSTTNLTFTDTGVPLSALYYVVVARDVHDNESVPSNEAMTATPTGINTPAIGALTVRPNTPNPFNASTRFSVGLPGRSAATIEVFDVAGQRVSLQRVAQFDAGWNEISFDGRGDNGRPLPSGVYFWRVTAGSESRVRKIVLQR, from the coding sequence ATGTCGAATCGCCGTTCGCGGTGGACCCACGCCGCGCTCATCTGCGCCCTCCTTCTGATTCCCTCCGCGGGCAACGCGGGTTGGCTTGCCAACGGCATCCCGGTGGTCGCCCTTGCCGGTGACCAGTCGGCGTCGCACGCGGTTTCCGACGGGTCCGGCGGCGCCTTCATCGTCTGGCAGGATGCGCGCGGTGTCGATGCCGACATCTACATCCAGCACCTCGACCGCAACGGCAACGCGTTGTGGACGCCGGATGGCGTTCTGGTGTGCGGCGCGACCGGCAACCAGTCCAGGCCGCACGTGGCGCCGGATGGCGCGGGCGGCGCCATCGTCACCTGGGACGACCTGCGTATCATCGACAGCCACATATACGCGCGCCGCGTGGACGCAAGTGGAACACCGCTGTGGACGCCGGACGGCAACGCCGTCTGCACCGCGCCCGGGTACCACGCCGGCAACCAGATTCTTTCCGACGGCGCCGGCGGTGCGTTCATCACCTGGAACTTCGGCTTCGGCGGTTCCACCGACATCTACATGCAGCGTATCGATTCCGGCGGCAACGACCTGTGGACGACCAACGGCGTGGTGGTATCGGCCGAGGCGAACTACCAGTACAACCCGCGCCTGGCCAGCGACGACGCCGGCGGCGTCGTGCTGGCCTGGGGTGACAATCGCGACGGCACCTGGCGCATCTACGGTGGTCACGTGAATGCCGGCGGCAGTCAGTTGTGGATGCTGAACGGCACTCCGTTGAGCGGTGGTACGGTGAGCGCCACCCTGCCCACGCTCAATGTCGACCGCGACGGCACCGGCGGCATGATCGTGGGATGGAAGACGGGTGGCGGTGCCGGGGTGCAGCGCGCTTCCGCCGGCGGCGTTCCGCAGTGGCAGACGACGGGCATCCCGATCTCGGCGCTGAATGCACCCGCGGTCGCCGGAGATGGTGCCGGGGGTGCGTTCGTCGTGTGGGACAGCGGCCCGACCGCGGATGCCGACGTACACGCGCAGCGTTTCACCGCCGCGGGCGACATCGTGTGGGTACCGAACGGCATCGTGCTCGCCGCGACAACCGGCAGCCAGAATACGCCGCTGGTGGCGTTGGATGGCATCGGCGGCGTGGTGGCCACGTGGAGCGACACGCGCAACGGCGGCTTTCCGCAGTTGTTTGCACAGCGCGTGGACATCCAGACGGCCCAGCCCTCCTGGGCCACCAACGGTGTCCCCGTGTCCCTGACGCCCTCGTTGCGGACGGTCAGAGCGCTGCTGGTGGCCGACGGGGCGGGCATGATTTCCCTGTGGGACGACGGCGACGTCTCCGCACAACGCTTCCACTCGCTCACCGGCGCGTACGGTGCGCCGGACGCGCTCCTTGCCGGCGTGACCGATGTTCCGGGAGACGAGGGCGGCTTTGTGCAGGTGGACTGGGACGCGAGCGACCGCGACAACATCCCCATGAACCTCGTCACCTACTACTCACTGTGGCGCGCCACCGACTTCGTCCCAGCCGGTGCGGCGTGGCAGGTGCCGGCCGGGTTCGATAACGCGCGCGTGAAGTCCCGGGGAGATGTAGCGGCGGACTTTCAAGGTGTTGCGCGCTACATTGAAACCACTCCCGCGGGCACCTACTACTGGGAATGGGTGGGAAACACCACCGCGTTTCAGTGGCCTTCCTACTCGGCCAATGCCCCCACGCGTCAGGATGCCACCGCGGGCGATCCCGCGCTGCACTACTTCCAGGTGCTTGCGCACACAACCAATGCCTTCGTCTTCTGGGAGTCCGACGTGGTCACCGGCAGCTCCACCGACGATCTCGCGCCCGCGGCGCCGCTGTCGCTGACCGCCGTGCGCGACGGCAGCAATGTGGACCTGCAGTGGTCGCCATCGGGACAGAACGAGCCGGACCTGGAGGACTACGCGATCTATCGTTCGGACCTGCCCGGTGTGGCCGTGGACCCGCTCAACTTCGTGGGGTCCACCACCAACCTGACCTTCACCGATACCGGCGTGCCGCTCAGCGCGCTCTACTATGTGGTGGTCGCGCGCGATGTGCACGACAACGAGAGTGTACCGAGCAACGAGGCCATGACCGCCACCCCCACCGGCATAAATACGCCGGCCATCGGTGCCTTGACGGTGCGCCCCAACACGCCCAATCCGTTCAATGCATCGACGCGTTTCAGCGTGGGGCTGCCCGGGCGTAGCGCCGCCACCATCGAGGTGTTCGACGTGGCCGGGCAGCGCGTCTCACTGCAGCGCGTGGCGCAGTTCGACGCGGGGTGGAACGAAATCAGCTTCGACGGCCGCGGCGACAACGGGCGGCCGCTCCCCAGCGGCGTCTACTTCTGGCGCGTGACGGCCGGATCCGAAAGCCGGGTCCGCAAGATCGTCCTGCAACGCTGA
- a CDS encoding T9SS type A sorting domain-containing protein: protein MKRSILILIALISLNAASASADWPLYGAHPLGSGDDLMPFVVPDGNGGAFLVGNNPGDAVIVQRINGDGTPAWAGAVVGTADYGKYISDVVADGAGGVIVGYTITNNDGYAQRVSAGGQKLWANGIKMYDACCAGPALVATGDGGAVAFFQFASFIGFQRIGPAGAPLYPQSGHPVAATTVNQFTPDLRAIGDAMGGYIVMWKYQDANDGIDDWHAQRVDANGNALWGPNGVVVNDYPVLKEDPDIAPDGTGGFVAVWSDGRNPYLNIYAQRIDASGNRMWATNGVGIAPVSGNQRVPRVLRETSNPTWLVAWRDIRVPGGGTYAQRININGGGVWPAGGVRMISAASFFDVVLDESGGSLFAAKVSVAGKVELRMQRFNQYGTSVWGADKTVVSQVVSSVSATGVGLVDGNHVFACAPGVGGVVQRVELTHGEPGRPEPDGVVAADNPQDQGGAVLVQWNASQLDARPNTRITSYTVYRAPAGTGSWVPAGSQPARYSPSYSLLLTTPEDNTPYDWRVRALTSNLNVFWESEVVTAASSAPVASGITPPALSRLTLGANVPNPFGASTALRVGLPVAGTANVDVFDVAGRRVAARRVDGLNAGWNTIDFDGRDDDGRRLASGVYIVRVRAAGQTATHKFVIQR from the coding sequence ATGAAACGATCGATCTTGATCCTCATCGCACTGATTTCGCTCAACGCCGCATCGGCCTCCGCCGACTGGCCCCTCTACGGCGCGCATCCGCTGGGCAGCGGCGATGACCTCATGCCGTTCGTGGTGCCGGATGGAAACGGTGGCGCCTTCCTGGTGGGAAACAACCCGGGCGACGCAGTCATCGTGCAACGCATCAACGGCGACGGAACGCCCGCGTGGGCCGGCGCCGTGGTGGGTACGGCGGACTACGGCAAGTACATCTCGGACGTGGTCGCCGACGGTGCTGGCGGCGTCATCGTGGGATACACCATCACCAACAACGACGGCTACGCCCAGCGGGTGAGCGCCGGCGGTCAGAAGCTGTGGGCCAACGGCATCAAGATGTACGACGCGTGCTGCGCGGGGCCGGCCCTGGTTGCAACGGGGGACGGCGGCGCGGTGGCGTTTTTCCAGTTCGCGTCCTTCATCGGCTTCCAGCGCATCGGGCCGGCCGGCGCACCCCTGTACCCGCAGAGCGGGCACCCGGTGGCCGCCACCACCGTCAACCAGTTCACCCCGGACCTCCGCGCCATCGGCGACGCCATGGGCGGATACATCGTGATGTGGAAGTACCAGGACGCGAACGACGGCATCGACGACTGGCACGCGCAGCGCGTGGATGCGAACGGCAACGCGTTGTGGGGACCGAACGGTGTGGTCGTGAACGACTATCCGGTGCTGAAGGAAGACCCGGACATTGCGCCCGATGGCACCGGCGGCTTCGTCGCGGTATGGAGCGACGGACGCAACCCGTACCTGAACATCTACGCCCAACGCATCGACGCCTCCGGCAACCGCATGTGGGCCACGAACGGAGTCGGAATCGCACCCGTGTCCGGGAACCAGCGGGTACCACGCGTCCTGCGCGAAACCAGCAACCCCACCTGGCTGGTGGCGTGGCGGGACATTCGCGTCCCGGGCGGAGGAACCTACGCCCAGCGCATCAATATTAACGGCGGTGGTGTGTGGCCGGCGGGCGGGGTGCGCATGATCTCGGCTGCGTCGTTCTTCGACGTCGTGCTCGACGAAAGCGGTGGCTCGCTGTTTGCCGCCAAGGTCTCGGTGGCGGGCAAGGTGGAGTTGCGCATGCAACGTTTCAACCAGTACGGCACCTCGGTGTGGGGCGCGGACAAGACAGTGGTGAGCCAGGTGGTGAGTTCCGTCTCCGCCACCGGCGTGGGCCTGGTGGACGGCAACCACGTCTTCGCGTGCGCACCCGGCGTGGGCGGCGTCGTGCAACGCGTGGAACTCACACACGGCGAGCCCGGACGGCCGGAGCCGGACGGTGTGGTGGCGGCGGACAACCCCCAGGACCAGGGCGGCGCCGTGCTCGTGCAGTGGAACGCCAGCCAGCTCGACGCGCGCCCCAACACGCGCATCACCTCCTACACCGTGTACCGGGCGCCCGCGGGAACCGGGTCGTGGGTGCCGGCCGGGTCGCAGCCGGCGCGCTACTCGCCGAGTTACAGCCTGCTCCTCACGACGCCCGAGGACAACACGCCGTATGACTGGCGCGTGCGTGCGCTCACCTCGAATCTGAATGTATTCTGGGAATCCGAGGTCGTCACGGCCGCGTCCAGCGCACCGGTGGCGTCGGGCATCACCCCGCCCGCGCTCTCACGCCTCACCCTGGGCGCCAACGTCCCCAATCCGTTCGGCGCCAGCACCGCGCTGCGCGTCGGTCTGCCGGTTGCCGGGACCGCCAACGTTGACGTCTTCGACGTGGCCGGGCGGCGGGTGGCGGCTCGGCGCGTGGACGGCCTCAACGCGGGCTGGAATACCATCGACTTCGACGGCCGCGACGACGACGGCCGCCGGCTCGCGAGCGGCGTGTACATCGTGCGCGTGCGCGCGGCGGGTCAGACGGCCACGCACAAGTTTGTGATTCAGCGCTGA
- a CDS encoding HAMP domain-containing histidine kinase, with protein sequence MKRSKEAVVASIGEAQRQLETALATLEHMPVLSPDAIAYTAHALDNYLTVAGGTIELLARALKDNRDPDVVRWLEGLKRMTESMSHSINQLMGTTAHTDFDLRRERMDMAQLVGRCCSFYERVAARKQIRMIFEAPAELPDAAGDRVAVASVMDNLLSNAVKFSPPGSTVTVSLRYEPPGIVCGVRDQGPGITDEDRRRLFQRGATLSAKPTAGEPTSGYGLAVAKDLVTRQEGEIWCQSEPGRGAEFLFKLPIFR encoded by the coding sequence GTGAAACGATCGAAGGAAGCAGTGGTGGCCTCCATCGGCGAGGCCCAGCGCCAGTTGGAGACAGCCCTGGCCACGCTGGAGCACATGCCGGTGCTGAGCCCCGACGCCATCGCCTATACCGCGCACGCCCTGGACAACTACCTCACCGTGGCCGGCGGCACCATCGAACTGCTCGCGCGGGCGCTCAAGGACAACCGTGACCCCGACGTGGTGCGCTGGCTGGAGGGCCTCAAGCGCATGACCGAGTCCATGAGCCACAGCATCAACCAGCTCATGGGCACCACGGCGCACACCGACTTCGACCTGCGCCGCGAGCGCATGGATATGGCGCAACTGGTGGGACGGTGCTGCAGCTTCTACGAGCGCGTCGCCGCCCGCAAGCAGATCCGGATGATCTTCGAAGCACCCGCGGAATTGCCCGATGCGGCCGGAGATCGCGTGGCGGTTGCGTCGGTGATGGACAACCTGCTCTCGAATGCGGTCAAGTTTTCCCCGCCGGGAAGCACGGTAACGGTGTCGCTGCGCTATGAGCCGCCCGGTATCGTGTGCGGCGTGCGCGACCAGGGGCCTGGCATTACCGACGAAGACCGCAGGCGGCTGTTTCAGCGCGGCGCAACCCTCTCCGCGAAGCCGACGGCGGGAGAGCCGACCAGCGGCTACGGGCTGGCGGTTGCGAAGGACCTGGTCACCCGCCAGGAGGGCGAGATCTGGTGCCAGAGCGAACCGGGCCGGGGCGCGGAGTTCCTCTTCAAGCTGCCGATTTTCCGTTAG
- a CDS encoding FAD-dependent oxidoreductase translates to MTLEIRLHGRGGQGGVTCAKILAAIYARLGKSVQTFGDYAGERSGAPVRAYTRVSDEPISNRNKVYHPDHLLILDPTLLSDDVVSGLAPGGLLLMNTPEPPSAFTERFGGFKVATVDATSIARKHGIGTRSVVIVNTTIAGAYCKIVGLPYDALEFAYRDLHLHGNLPAAREAFDAVLVADTPTGQAARSASTAPPTEAASFKHGTPVMPLTEHKQSAPTGLKTGSWRTQLPRYVEHFAPCNAFCPAGNDVVTFVQTLMNEGEEAAAKVLGRTQPLASVCGRVCPAPCMVGCSRANYDGAVNIRALERWIGDRAPLVQKKELPPKEQRRIAIIGSGPAGLSAAYDLARGGHKVTIYEGEKELGGVLRTGIPTYRLPREVLDREIDAIMALGVEAHTGVFLDRDSILALGGQYDAVILAAGFGRPAKLDVPGVTLDGVEDGTRFLHRVNMDGGEAVSGHVVVLGGGNTAMDCARSALRSGANRVTVAYRRTRSEMPAILEEIEESEHEGVVFRFQRAPTAVHGNGRVNALELAEVEMGPPDESGRRRPVVSNRTALMECDHVLLALGQSADKGLLPADATITDGRVHRDGQPTNIYVSGDYATSEGTVAHAIGDGRRAAGRALASLGEEVKLFVRPNKVQAVPLESIRLEYFAPRPAAVERHEPVPTRIKTFNETNHGIPDPREAERCFSCGHCTRCDTCLVYCPEGIIDRVVARDGGGYDIDLEYCKGCGICVAECPRGAMEMFPQ, encoded by the coding sequence ATGACACTTGAAATCCGGCTTCACGGGCGGGGCGGACAGGGTGGTGTGACGTGCGCCAAGATACTTGCCGCCATCTACGCCCGCCTTGGAAAGAGCGTCCAGACTTTCGGTGATTACGCCGGCGAGCGTTCCGGCGCCCCGGTTCGCGCCTACACACGCGTCAGCGACGAACCGATTTCCAACCGCAACAAGGTCTATCATCCCGACCACCTCCTGATTCTCGACCCGACCTTGCTCAGCGACGATGTCGTGTCCGGCCTCGCGCCCGGCGGCCTCCTCCTGATGAACACACCGGAACCGCCCTCGGCGTTCACCGAGCGCTTCGGTGGATTCAAGGTGGCCACCGTGGACGCCACCAGCATTGCGCGCAAGCACGGCATCGGAACCCGGTCGGTGGTCATCGTCAACACGACCATCGCGGGCGCGTACTGCAAGATCGTGGGGCTGCCCTACGACGCGCTCGAGTTTGCGTATCGTGACCTTCATCTGCATGGCAACCTCCCCGCGGCAAGAGAGGCGTTCGACGCCGTGCTCGTCGCAGATACCCCCACGGGCCAGGCGGCCCGTTCGGCGAGCACGGCGCCGCCAACCGAAGCAGCGTCGTTCAAGCACGGCACACCGGTCATGCCGCTCACCGAGCACAAGCAGAGCGCGCCCACCGGCCTGAAGACCGGCAGCTGGCGCACGCAACTGCCGCGCTACGTGGAGCACTTTGCGCCCTGCAACGCCTTCTGCCCGGCCGGCAACGACGTGGTCACCTTCGTGCAGACTTTGATGAACGAGGGCGAAGAAGCCGCGGCGAAGGTGCTGGGACGCACCCAGCCGCTCGCGTCGGTGTGCGGGCGCGTATGCCCCGCGCCGTGCATGGTGGGCTGCAGCCGCGCCAACTACGACGGTGCGGTGAACATCCGCGCGCTCGAGCGCTGGATCGGCGACCGTGCGCCACTGGTGCAGAAGAAGGAACTCCCCCCGAAGGAACAGCGCCGCATCGCCATCATCGGCAGCGGCCCGGCGGGCCTGTCCGCCGCGTACGACCTGGCGCGTGGCGGTCACAAGGTCACCATCTACGAGGGCGAAAAGGAACTCGGCGGCGTGCTTCGCACCGGGATCCCCACCTACCGTCTGCCCCGCGAGGTCCTCGACCGCGAGATCGACGCCATCATGGCGCTCGGCGTCGAGGCACACACCGGCGTGTTTCTCGACCGCGATTCCATCCTCGCGCTCGGCGGGCAATACGACGCCGTGATCCTGGCGGCCGGTTTCGGCCGGCCGGCAAAACTCGACGTGCCCGGCGTCACCCTGGACGGCGTGGAAGACGGTACCCGCTTCCTGCATCGCGTCAACATGGACGGCGGCGAAGCGGTGTCCGGCCACGTGGTGGTGCTGGGTGGTGGCAACACGGCCATGGACTGCGCGCGCAGCGCGCTCCGCTCGGGTGCAAACCGCGTCACCGTGGCCTACCGCCGCACGCGCAGTGAGATGCCCGCCATCCTGGAGGAAATCGAGGAGAGCGAGCACGAGGGCGTCGTGTTCCGTTTCCAGCGCGCGCCCACGGCCGTGCACGGCAACGGCCGCGTGAATGCCCTCGAACTGGCCGAGGTGGAGATGGGTCCGCCCGACGAGAGCGGACGCCGCCGTCCCGTGGTGAGCAACCGCACGGCGCTGATGGAATGCGACCACGTGCTGCTGGCACTGGGACAGTCCGCCGACAAAGGACTGCTTCCGGCTGACGCAACCATCACCGACGGCCGCGTGCACCGGGACGGACAGCCCACCAACATCTACGTGTCCGGCGACTACGCCACCAGTGAGGGCACAGTCGCGCACGCCATCGGCGACGGCCGCCGCGCGGCGGGCCGCGCGCTCGCCAGCCTCGGCGAAGAGGTGAAGCTCTTCGTGCGGCCCAACAAGGTGCAGGCGGTTCCGCTCGAGAGCATCCGCCTGGAGTACTTCGCGCCCCGACCCGCGGCGGTGGAGCGTCACGAGCCGGTGCCCACGCGTATCAAGACGTTCAACGAAACCAACCACGGCATTCCCGACCCGCGCGAAGCCGAACGCTGCTTCTCGTGCGGCCATTGCACCCGCTGCGACACGTGCCTGGTGTACTGCCCCGAGGGCATCATCGACCGCGTGGTTGCCAGGGACGGCGGTGGGTACGACATCGACCTGGAGTACTGCAAGGGCTGCGGCATCTGCGTGGCCGAGTGCCCGCGCGGCGCGATGGAGATGTTCCCACAATGA